The Streptomyces avermitilis MA-4680 = NBRC 14893 genome contains a region encoding:
- a CDS encoding metallophosphoesterase gives MVEGSMTQGAGQGPEVVRTETLRDFRVPAYVHETGPYAQSTPPDEVTGPVAEPRGYPESYPEGYTPTQRDLPVINRGDTLQVTIDPTPQSVPQSADGPGPLYVVGDVHGYLDQLVAALQEQGLVDAAGSWSAGTARLWFLGDFTDRGPDGIGVIDLVMRLSAEAAAAGGYCKALMGNHELLLLGAKRFGDTPVNSGAGTATFQAAWLLNGGQKTDMDRLQDHHLQWMARLDAMEQADGHLLVHSDTTAYLDYGDSIEAVNDTIRETLTRNDADECWDLFRKFTKRFAFRDDGGAEAARSLLDAYGGTRIVHGHSPIPYLLGEVGSEDDEDGTGPVVEGPHVYADGLAIAMDGGVTMAGKLLVQQLPLDS, from the coding sequence ATGGTGGAGGGGTCGATGACTCAGGGGGCCGGTCAGGGACCCGAGGTGGTGCGCACGGAGACGCTGCGCGACTTCCGGGTACCCGCGTACGTCCACGAGACCGGTCCGTACGCGCAGAGCACACCTCCCGACGAGGTCACCGGACCCGTCGCGGAGCCGCGGGGCTACCCTGAGAGTTACCCGGAGGGGTACACGCCCACCCAGCGCGACCTGCCGGTCATCAATCGAGGTGACACGCTTCAGGTGACCATCGACCCCACGCCCCAGTCCGTCCCCCAGTCCGCCGACGGGCCCGGCCCCCTGTACGTCGTCGGTGACGTGCACGGCTATCTCGACCAGCTCGTCGCGGCGCTCCAGGAGCAGGGCCTCGTCGACGCCGCGGGCAGCTGGTCCGCGGGCACCGCGCGGCTGTGGTTCCTCGGCGACTTCACCGACCGCGGCCCCGACGGCATCGGCGTCATCGATCTTGTGATGCGGCTGTCCGCCGAGGCGGCCGCGGCCGGCGGGTACTGCAAGGCGCTCATGGGCAACCACGAGCTGCTGCTGCTCGGCGCGAAGCGGTTCGGCGACACCCCCGTCAACTCCGGCGCGGGCACCGCCACCTTCCAGGCCGCCTGGCTGCTCAACGGCGGCCAGAAGACCGACATGGACCGCCTCCAGGACCACCACCTTCAGTGGATGGCCCGCCTCGACGCCATGGAGCAGGCGGACGGACACCTCCTGGTGCACTCGGACACCACCGCCTACCTCGACTACGGCGACTCCATCGAAGCGGTCAACGACACCATCCGCGAGACCCTCACGCGCAACGACGCGGACGAGTGCTGGGACCTGTTCCGCAAGTTCACCAAGCGCTTCGCGTTCCGCGACGACGGCGGCGCCGAGGCGGCCCGGTCCCTGCTGGACGCCTACGGCGGTACGCGCATCGTCCATGGCCACAGCCCGATTCCCTACCTCCTGGGCGAGGTCGGCTCCGAGGACGACGAGGACGGCACCGGCCCCGTGGTGGAGGGTCCGCACGTCTACGCCGACGGGCTGGCCATCGCCATGGACGGTGGAGTGACCATGGCCGGAAAGCTGCTGGTCCAGCAACTTCCCCTGGATAGCTGA
- the thiC gene encoding phosphomethylpyrimidine synthase ThiC produces MTNKDARTPASSQTGEALASPQGDQEAGKSIGWHKAYVAGSRPDLRVPVRQVHLTNGESVTLYDTSGPYTDPSVDTDVRRGLAPLRENWIIARGDTEEYAGRPVRPEDDGIKHTSPRGGLRNLDAVFPGRPRQPRRGRDGQAVTQLAYARRGEITPEMEFVAVRENVSAEVVREEIAAGRAVMPVNVNHPEIEPMIIGKRFLVKVNANIGNSAVTSSIEEEVEKMTWATRWGADTVMDLSTGRNIHTTREWVLRNSPVPIGTVPLYQALEKVDGRAEELTWEIYKDTVIEQAEQGVDYMTVHAGVRLPYVPLTANRKTGIVSRGGSIMAAWCLAHHKESFLYENFEELCEILAAYDVTYSLGDGLRPGSIADANDEAQFAELRTLGELNRIAKRFNVQTMIEGPGHVPMHKIKENIDLQQEICDEAPFYTLGPLTTDVAPAYDHITSGIGAAMIAWWGTAMLCYVTPKEHLGLPNRDDVKTGVITYKIAAHAADLAKGHPGAQEWDDALSDARFEFRWEDQFNLALDPDTAREFHDETLPAEPAKTAHFCSMCGPKFCSMKISQDIRREHGGTRTEVEEGMAQKSKEFAAAGNRVYLPLAD; encoded by the coding sequence ATGACCAACAAGGACGCACGCACGCCTGCCTCCAGCCAGACGGGCGAGGCGCTCGCCTCGCCCCAGGGCGACCAGGAGGCCGGGAAATCCATCGGCTGGCACAAGGCGTACGTCGCGGGTTCGCGCCCCGATCTGCGGGTGCCGGTCCGTCAGGTGCACCTCACCAACGGGGAGTCGGTGACGCTCTACGACACCTCCGGCCCGTACACCGACCCGTCCGTCGACACCGATGTCCGCAGGGGACTCGCGCCGCTGCGGGAGAACTGGATCATCGCCCGCGGCGACACCGAGGAGTACGCGGGCCGACCCGTTCGCCCCGAGGACGACGGGATCAAGCACACCTCGCCGCGCGGCGGGCTGCGCAACCTGGACGCGGTGTTCCCGGGGCGGCCACGTCAGCCGCGCCGGGGCCGTGACGGACAGGCCGTGACGCAGCTCGCGTACGCGCGCCGCGGCGAGATCACGCCCGAGATGGAGTTCGTGGCCGTCCGGGAGAACGTCTCGGCGGAGGTCGTGCGCGAGGAGATCGCGGCCGGACGGGCCGTAATGCCCGTGAACGTCAACCACCCGGAGATCGAGCCGATGATCATCGGCAAGCGGTTCCTGGTGAAGGTCAACGCCAACATCGGCAACTCCGCGGTCACTTCCTCCATCGAGGAGGAGGTCGAGAAGATGACCTGGGCGACCCGCTGGGGCGCCGACACCGTCATGGACCTGTCCACCGGCCGCAACATCCACACCACGCGCGAATGGGTCCTGCGCAACTCCCCCGTGCCGATCGGCACGGTCCCGCTCTACCAGGCGCTCGAGAAGGTCGACGGCAGGGCCGAGGAACTGACCTGGGAGATCTACAAGGACACGGTCATCGAACAGGCCGAGCAGGGCGTGGACTACATGACGGTCCATGCGGGCGTGCGCCTCCCCTATGTGCCGCTCACCGCGAACCGCAAGACCGGGATCGTCTCGCGCGGCGGCTCGATCATGGCGGCGTGGTGCCTGGCGCACCACAAGGAGAGCTTCCTGTACGAGAACTTCGAGGAGCTCTGCGAGATCCTCGCGGCATACGACGTCACGTACTCCCTCGGCGACGGTCTGCGTCCCGGCTCGATCGCGGACGCCAACGACGAGGCGCAGTTCGCGGAACTCCGAACTCTGGGGGAACTCAACCGGATCGCGAAGCGTTTCAACGTACAGACCATGATCGAGGGCCCGGGCCACGTCCCGATGCACAAGATCAAGGAGAACATCGACCTTCAGCAGGAGATCTGCGATGAAGCTCCTTTCTATACGCTCGGCCCACTGACGACGGACGTCGCGCCGGCGTACGACCACATCACCTCCGGCATCGGTGCCGCGATGATCGCCTGGTGGGGCACGGCGATGCTCTGCTACGTCACGCCCAAGGAGCACTTGGGTCTGCCCAACCGTGACGACGTCAAGACCGGCGTCATCACCTACAAGATCGCCGCCCATGCCGCCGACCTCGCCAAGGGGCACCCAGGCGCGCAGGAGTGGGACGACGCGCTGTCCGACGCCCGGTTCGAGTTCCGCTGGGAGGACCAGTTCAACCTGGCCCTCGACCCGGACACGGCACGGGAGTTCCACGACGAGACGCTCCCGGCGGAGCCGGCCAAGACGGCCCACTTCTGCTCGATGTGCGGGCCGAAGTTCTGTTCGATGAAGATCTCCCAGGACATCCGCCGTGAGCACGGCGGGACGCGGACGGAGGTCGAGGAAGGCATGGCACAGAAGTCCAAGGAGTTCGCGGCGGCCGGGAACCGGGTCTATCTGCCGTTGGCGGACTGA
- a CDS encoding YibE/F family protein, producing MTTTQQPPFPPSEPPRGQGPGGGRGQSDGPGGHSPGDGHDHGQGSGGGNGPGHSHSHSHGPAAPVSQHLRKVIAAILIPFAVAVVVGLAVLWPGGVPGHERSGVGFDRQTQQATVTKVDEVDCKSVNASGDTPTGDTSTAEGSSAQQQASGTCKKATIRVDTGKDKGRTFTEIVQPDQTRQLHQGEKVVVAYEPSAPKNLQYSVTDVERKFPMALLAGIFALAVVVVGRMRGVMALVALAISFMVLTLFILPAILEGSNPLIVAVVGASAIMLIALYMCHGLSARTSVAVLGTLLSLVLIGLLGSQFIGWAALTGNTDDNTGLIHGLYPHIDMSGLLLAGVIIGSLGVLDDVTVTQTSAVWELHEANPTMGWRGLYRAGIRIGRDHIASVVNTLVLAYAGAALPLLLLFSIAQSSVGTVANSELVAEEIVRTLVGSIGLVASVPVTTALAALVVSADRPGTPAPAAAAPLRSGRGRRRKR from the coding sequence GTGACCACGACGCAACAGCCCCCATTCCCGCCGTCCGAGCCTCCGCGCGGCCAAGGCCCCGGCGGCGGCCGTGGACAAAGCGACGGTCCGGGGGGCCACAGCCCTGGAGACGGCCATGACCATGGCCAGGGCTCCGGAGGCGGGAACGGTCCCGGCCACTCGCACAGTCACAGTCATGGCCCGGCCGCCCCCGTTTCCCAACATCTGCGCAAGGTCATCGCCGCGATCCTGATCCCGTTCGCCGTGGCGGTCGTAGTGGGTCTCGCGGTGCTGTGGCCGGGCGGTGTCCCGGGACATGAGCGCAGCGGTGTGGGCTTCGACCGGCAGACCCAGCAGGCCACGGTCACCAAGGTCGACGAGGTCGACTGCAAGTCCGTGAACGCCTCGGGTGACACCCCGACCGGCGACACCTCCACCGCCGAAGGCTCCTCTGCCCAGCAGCAGGCCAGTGGCACCTGCAAGAAGGCAACCATCCGCGTCGACACCGGCAAGGACAAGGGCCGTACGTTCACCGAGATCGTCCAGCCGGACCAGACACGGCAGTTGCACCAGGGCGAGAAGGTCGTGGTCGCCTACGAACCCTCCGCACCCAAGAACTTGCAGTATTCGGTCACCGATGTGGAGCGCAAGTTCCCCATGGCTTTGCTCGCCGGCATCTTCGCACTCGCCGTCGTCGTCGTGGGCCGGATGCGCGGCGTCATGGCGCTGGTCGCGCTGGCCATCAGCTTCATGGTGCTGACCTTGTTCATCCTGCCCGCGATCCTGGAGGGCTCGAATCCACTGATCGTGGCGGTGGTCGGGGCGAGCGCCATCATGTTGATCGCGCTCTACATGTGTCACGGTCTTTCAGCCCGGACATCGGTGGCCGTACTGGGCACGCTGCTCTCGTTGGTGCTGATCGGCCTGCTCGGCTCACAGTTCATCGGCTGGGCCGCGCTGACCGGCAACACGGACGACAACACTGGCCTGATCCACGGCCTGTACCCGCACATCGACATGAGTGGTCTGCTGCTGGCGGGCGTGATCATCGGTTCCCTCGGTGTTCTCGACGACGTGACGGTCACTCAGACGTCGGCGGTATGGGAGCTGCACGAGGCCAATCCGACGATGGGCTGGCGCGGTCTGTATCGCGCGGGCATCCGCATCGGCCGCGACCACATCGCGTCGGTCGTCAACACGTTGGTCCTGGCGTATGCGGGTGCCGCCCTGCCCCTGCTGCTCCTCTTCTCGATCGCGCAGAGCAGCGTCGGCACGGTCGCCAACAGCGAACTGGTCGCCGAGGAGATCGTCCGCACACTCGTCGGCTCGATCGGCCTGGTCGCCTCTGTTCCCGTCACCACGGCCCTGGCCGCCCTGGTGGTCTCGGCGGACCGCCCGGGAACGCCCGCACCGGCTGCGGCCGCACCGCTGCGCTCCGGGAGGGGGCGCCGCCGCAAGCGCTGA